One Streptomyces sp. V4I8 genomic window carries:
- the metK gene encoding methionine adenosyltransferase, which produces MSRRLFTSESVTEGHPDKIADQISDTILDALLREDPTSRVAVETLITTGLVHVAGEVTTKTYADIATLVRNKILEIGYDSSKKGFDGASCGVSVSIGSQSPDIAQGVDTAYESRVEGDEDELDRQGAGDQGLMFGYATDETPTLMPLPIFLAHRLSKRLSEVRKNGTIPYLRPDGKTQVTIEYDGDKAVRLDTVVVSSQHASDIDLDSLLAPDIREFVVEPELKALLDDGIKLDTENYRLLVNPTGRFEIGGPMGDAGLTGRKIIIDTYGGMARHGGGAFSGKDPSKVDRSAAYAMRWVAKNVVAAGLASRCEVQVAYAIGKAEPVGLFVETFGTAKIDTEKIEKAIDEVFDLRPAAIIRDLDLLRPIYAQTAAYGHFGRELPEFTWERTDRVEALQKAVGL; this is translated from the coding sequence GCTTCTGCGTGAGGACCCGACGTCCCGCGTCGCCGTCGAGACTCTGATCACGACCGGCCTGGTGCACGTGGCCGGAGAGGTCACGACCAAGACGTACGCGGACATCGCGACGCTGGTCCGCAACAAGATCCTCGAGATCGGCTACGACTCCTCGAAGAAGGGCTTCGACGGCGCTTCCTGCGGTGTCTCGGTCTCGATCGGCTCGCAGTCGCCGGACATCGCGCAGGGCGTGGACACGGCGTACGAGTCCCGGGTCGAGGGCGACGAGGACGAGCTGGACCGCCAGGGCGCCGGTGACCAGGGCCTGATGTTCGGTTACGCGACGGACGAGACGCCGACGCTGATGCCGCTGCCGATCTTCCTGGCGCACCGCCTGTCCAAGCGCCTGTCCGAGGTCCGCAAGAACGGCACGATCCCCTACCTGCGCCCGGACGGCAAGACGCAGGTCACCATCGAGTACGACGGCGACAAGGCGGTCCGCCTGGACACGGTCGTCGTCTCCTCGCAGCACGCGAGCGACATCGACCTCGACTCCCTCCTCGCGCCCGACATCCGGGAGTTCGTGGTCGAGCCGGAGCTGAAAGCCCTGCTCGACGACGGCATCAAGCTCGACACCGAGAACTACCGCCTCCTGGTCAACCCCACCGGCCGCTTCGAGATCGGTGGCCCGATGGGTGACGCGGGTCTGACCGGCCGGAAGATCATCATCGACACCTACGGCGGCATGGCCCGTCACGGCGGTGGCGCGTTCTCCGGCAAGGACCCGTCCAAGGTGGACCGTTCGGCGGCGTACGCGATGCGCTGGGTCGCCAAGAACGTCGTCGCGGCCGGCCTCGCCTCCCGCTGCGAGGTGCAGGTGGCGTACGCGATCGGCAAGGCCGAGCCGGTCGGCCTGTTCGTCGAGACCTTCGGCACGGCCAAGATCGACACCGAGAAGATCGAGAAGGCCATCGACGAGGTCTTCGACCTGCGCCCGGCCGCGATCATCCGCGACCTGGACCTGCTCCGCCCGATCTACGCCCAGACCGCGGCCTACGGCCACTTCGGCCGTGAGCTGCCGGAGTTCACCTGGGAGCGGACGGACCGGGTGGAGGCGCTGCAGAAGGCCGTGGGCCTGTAG